Genomic DNA from candidate division WOR-3 bacterium:
TTTAATATAGAAAGGAGTAAATGATGAAAGTATCAATTGACCGAGAACTTTGTAGCGGCTGTGAATTGTGTGTATCAAGTTGTCCAGATGTTTTCGAAATGGATGGCGATGTTGCCCGAGTTAAAAGTGAAATCGTGCCGCCAGGGGCTGAAGAGTGTGTTGCTCAAGCAGCCGAGGATTGTCCAACCGGGGCTATAAAAGTCGAAGAATAAGTTTAATACTCTAACTATCGGTCATTTCTAGGAAGAAGCAGCGTAAGTACTCGCTTTCCGGTAAATGTAGTAGGACCGGATGATCCGGTCCTTGGGTTGTACGATCGATAATGCGGAAACTACGTCTGAGGTCCTGAGCTGCGGCGGTTAGAACATCTAAAAGGTCCTGCCAGAAAAGATAATGAGAGCAGGTACAGGATACCAAAATTCCACCGCGTTTTAATAGTTTCATGGCTTGGAGATTAATATCCTTATAACCGCGCAACCCCCGTGGTTTTTCTTTTAGCGACTTAAAAAATGGCGGTGGATCTAAAACAATGAGATCAAAACTCAGGCGCCGTCGGTATAGTTCTCGAAGTTTATCGAAGGCATCAGCACAGATAAACTCGCAAAGGTCGGCTAAACCATTCAGCTGGGCATTTTCTTGGGCTAACTCAATAGCCGATTTCGAGGCGTCAATTCCAATAACTTT
This window encodes:
- a CDS encoding ferredoxin, which encodes MMKVSIDRELCSGCELCVSSCPDVFEMDGDVARVKSEIVPPGAEECVAQAAEDCPTGAIKVEE